GGCGTTGCGTGCGGGGCTGCGCCGGCCGCGGTTTTTCGGGGATGATCGGCGGCGGCCTTCGCTGCGCCGGCGATCTCGCGCTCTCCGCGGCGGCGCCGTCCAGGTCTTTCGCATTCCGTTCCTGCCCGTTCTCTGTCGAACTGCTCTTGCGTTTCCGTCCCGTGACCGCTCTCTCCCATCCTTCCTCCGCCTTGCATGCCGACGCTGCCGCCGCGCGCCACCTCACGCCGCAGATGCGCAGCGTGATCGACCGCATGCACCGCGCGCGCCGCCCGCCCATGGAAACCGTGCCCGTGGCCGAGGCCCGGGCCGCCTACGAACTGGGTGCCGGCGTGCTCGAAATCCCCAAGCCCGCGCTGGCCCGCGTGGACGAGCTGCGCCTGCCCGCGCGGGACGGCCATGCCTTGCCCGCGCGTCTCTACGCGCCCCGCCCGGGCGGCGGGCCGCTGCCGGCGCTGCTCTACCTGCACGGCGGCGGCTTCACGGTGGGCAGCATCGCCACCCACGACACGCTGTGCCGCGAAATCGCCCGGCGCGCCGGCTGCGCGGTGGTCTCGCTCGATTACCGGCTTGCGCCCGAGCACCGCTTTCCGACGGCCGTGGAAGACACGTGGGACGCGCTGGCCTGGCTGGCCGCGGAGGGCGCGTCCCTGGGGATCGACCCCGCCCGGCTGGCGGTGGGCGGCGACAGCGCCGGGGGCACGCTGGCCGCGGTGGCCGCCCTGCAGGCGCGCGATGCGGGCCTGCCGCTGGCGCTGCAACTGCTGTTCTACCCGGGCTGCACGGCCCACCAGGACACGCCGTCGCATGCGGCCTACGCCCGCGGATTCGTGCTGGAAGAGCCGGCCATCACCTGGTTCTTCAGCCACTACATCGACCGCGGCGAGCGTGACGACTGGCGCTTCGCGCCGCTCAACGCGCCCGACGTGGACGGCGTGGCGCCCGCCTGGGTCGGCCTGGCGGAATGCGACCCGCTCGTGGACGAGGGCATCGCCTACGCCGACAGGCTGCGCGCCGCGGGCGTTGCGGTGGACCTTGAGATCTACCGCGGCGTGACGCACGAATTCATCAAGATGGGCCGCGCCATTCCCGAGGCGCGCACGGCCCATGCCCATGCCGCCGCCGCACTGCGCGCGGCCTTCGGACTGCCCGATCCCGACACGGAGGAAACCCCATGATGCGCCGCGCTGATTTCCGCTGCACCGAACGCCTGCGCGTGCGCTGGGCCGAGGTGGACATGCAGAAGATCGTCTTCAACGGCCACTACCTGATGTACATCGACACGGCCATGTCGGCCTATTGGCGGGCCCTGGCCATGCCCTACGAAGCGGGCATGCAGGCGCTGGGCGGCGAGCTGTACGTCAAGAAGGCCACGCTCGAATACCACGGCTCGGCGCGGCTGGACGACGTGCTGGACGTGGGCCTGCGCTGCGCGCGCATCGGCACCAGTTCGATGCAGTTCCAGGCCGGCATCTTCGCGGGCGACCGCCTGCTGGTGTCGGGCGAGCTGGTCTACGTGTTCGCCGATCCGGCCAGCCAGACCTCGCGTCCCGTGCCGGGTGCGCTGCGCGCGCTCATCGAGGCCCACGAGGCCGGGCACGAGGTGGTGGAGATGCGCGTGGGCGACTGGGCCACGCTGGGCGCGGATGCGCTGCGGCTGCGCATGGCCGTGTTCGTGCACGAGCAGGGCATCGACCCGGCCCTGGAGGCCGATGCGCTAGACGCGGGGGCCCTGCACGCCGTGGCCTACAACCGCATCGGCCTGCCCGTGGCGACGGGCCGGCTGCTGCAGCCCGCTCCCGGCGAGGCCCGCATCGGCCGCATGGCCGTGGACCGCACGGTGCGCGGCCAGCGCTGGGGCCGGGCCGTGCTGGATGCGCTGGTGGAGGCGGCCCGTCAGCGCGGCGACCGGCAGGTCACGCTGCATGCGCAGTGCACCGCAGAGAACTTCTACCGCCGCGCGGGCTTCGAGGTGGATGGTGAGCGCTACGAGGAAGCCGGGCTGCCGCACGTGAATATGAGCATCCCCCTGAGCGGCTGACGCCGCTCCCCCCCTTCTCTTGCGCTGGCGCGCGGGAAGGGGGACGACGCCGGTGGCCGGGCAGAGCCCGTTCCACGGCGTCCGCTGGCCTGGCCTGCTCCGCGGCCCTCTGGCCGGAAAAGCCGTGGTGGTTTCAACGCGTCTGACGTAGGGCGACCGCTCGATCACCAGTTCCCGGCGGCTCGGCCACGTTCAGATGTCTTCGAGCAGCGCGTAAGGCAGATCACCCAGGGCGAGTGGCACGCCTTCCGGGCCGCCCACGCGCAGCGCCTCGCCGGTGGAGGCCACCTGCAGCGACACCAGCGCGTCGAAGCCGCCGCCGGGCGCGGGGGCGGCCTGCACCACGGTGCCGCAGGGCTGCTCGGCGTCGCTGGCCGCGAACACCTCGGCGCCCACGGCCACGGCTTCGGCCGCATGGGCGACGTAGGTGCGGCGCTTGAGCGTGCCGCGGAACTGGCTGCGTGCCACCACTTCCTGGCCCGGGTAACAGCCCTTCTTGAAATTCACGCCGCCCACGGATTCGTAGTTGAGCATCTGTGGCACGAACAGCTCGGCCAGGGGCGCCGTGAGGGTGGGCACGCCGCTCTGCACTTCGCTCCATTCCCACAGGCCGGGCGCCAGGGCCGTGCCGGCGGGCGCGGGCTGCCCGGCGGGCTGCACCAGCAGCGCCCGCGGCTGGCCGGCCGCGGGGTATAGGTGGATGAGCGTGCCTTGGGGCGTGTCGGAGCGGCTCCAGGGGGCCTGCGCGCCGCCCGCGGCCGCCTGCACGGCATCGCCCGCCAGGCCCCAGAGCGCGAAGTCGGCCGTGGCGTCGCTGAGCCGCGCCTTGGCGCGCAGCACGAACATCGAAAGCCGCTTGAGCACGGGGGCCAGCAGATCGCGGCTGCAGACCAGCAGCACCTCGGCATCGCCCTGGCGCCAGCCGATGAAACTGGCCTGCATGCGGCCCTTGGCCGAGAGGAAGGCCGCCAGCCGGGCCTGTCCGGGCGGCAGCAGCAGGAAGTCCTGGGTGAGCTGGCCGTGGAGGAATTGCGCCGCGTCTTCGCCTTGCACGCGGATCACGCCGAGCCCGTTGAGGGGGGCCAGGCCATTCAGGGGGGACGTCATGCCGTGAATTATCATGCCCGGCTCTTTCCCCTCTGCTTCTCGGGTCGTGCGCCGTCTATTCCTACTCATCGTGCTGGTGGCCTTCGCGGCGGCCGGCGCCGGCTACTGGTGGCTGAACCAGCCTTTGCCGCTGCGCGCGGCCGCGGGCACGGGTGCGGGCGCACCCCCGGCGCTGGAACTCGAGATCGAGCCCGGCACCACCCCGCGCGGCGTCGCCGCGGCCGCGGTGGCCGCGGGCGTGGACACCGATCCGCGCCTGCTGTATGCGTGGTTCCGCATCTCGGGCAAGGACCGCCTCATCAAGGCCGGCAACTACGAGATCCCCGCGGGCACGACGCCTTTCGGCCTGCTGCAGAAACTCGTGCGCGGCGAAGAGGCCCTGCGCGCCATCACCCTCGTGGAAGGCTGGACCTTCCGGCAGTTCCGCCAGGCCCTCGGCCGCGAAGAGCAGCTGCGGCACGACACCCAGGGACTGGCCGACGACGCCATCATGCTGCGGCTCGAACGCCCGGGCATGCACCCGGAGGGCCGCTTCTTTCCTGACACGTACACCTATGCCAAGGGCACGAGCGACCTGGCCGTGCTGCGCCGCGCGCTGCATGCGATGGACCGTCGCCTGGAGGCGGCCTGGGCGCAGCGGGCGGCCGACACGCCGCTCAAGACCGCGGACGAGGCGCTGATCCTCGCCAGCATCGTCGAGAAGGAAACCGGCCGCGCCTCCGACCGCGGCCAGATCGCGGGGGTGTTCAGCAACCGGCTGCGCACCGGCATGCTGCTCCAGACCGATCCCACCGTCATCTACGGCATGGGCGAGAAGTTCGACGGCAACCTGCGCCGGCGCGACCTGCTGGCGGATACGCCCTGGAACACCTACACCCGGCCGGGCCTGCCGCCCACGCCGATCTCCATGCCCGGCAAGGCCTCGCTCATCGCGGCCGTGCAGCCCGAGCGCACGCAGGCGCTGTACTTCGTGGCGCGGGGCGACGGCACGAGCCAGTTCAGTCCCACGCTCGACGAGCACAACCGCGCCGTGAACCGCTTCCAGCGGGGGCAGGGGCTCCAGCCGTAGTGCCGGGGCGGGGCGCAGGGCTGCCCCGGGGCTCGGCACGGCAGGCACACGGCACGCATCACCAGAGGTCTTTCTTCCATGCAGCGACGGGGTTGGTTCATCACATTCGAAGGCATCGATGGCGCGGGCAAGTCCTCGCACATCGAAGCCGTGGCCGAGGCGCTGCGCAGCGAGGGCCGCACCGTCACGGTCACCCGTGAACCCGGCGGCACGCCGCTGGCCGAAACCCTGCGGTCGCTGCTCCTGAACGAGGCCATGGATGCCCTCACCGAATCGCTGATCGTCTTCGCGGCCCGGCGCGACCACCTGCGCACCGTGATCGTCCCGGCGCTCGAACGGGGCGAAGCGGTGTTGTGCGACCGGTTCACCGATGCCACCTTCGCCTACCAGGGCGCCGGGCGGGGCTTCGATCGTGCGGTGCTATCGAATTTGGAGCAAATAACCCAGTCAGGACTGCGGCATGAAGGCGATTCGATCCTGAATCCAGACCTCACGCTGTGGTTCGACCTGGCGGCGGAGGTGGCGGCAGCGCGCCTCTCCGGTGCCCGGGCGCCGGACCGGTTCGAGGCGCAGCCCGCCGAATTCTTCCGCCGGGTGGCCGGCGGGTACTCGGACCGCGAAGCCGCCGATCCGGGCCGCTTCGCGCGGCTCGATGCCGACCAGCCGCGCGAAGCGGTGCGGGCCCAGCTCATGGCGGCCCTGCGCGCCCGGGGTGTGCTGGGCACGCAAGGGAGCACGGCATGGGCGTGACCACGGCTGCTCCCACCCCGCCCTGGATCGCCGCGCAACGGCGGCAACTGCTCGCCCAGCGGGGCCACGCGTGGCTGCTGAGCGGCCCGTCCGGCCTGGGCCAATACACGCTGGCGCTGGAGATGGTGCGCGCCTGGCTGTGCGAAGCGCCTGCGCCGGATGGCGCCTGCGGCCAGTGCGGCAGCTGCCATGCCATCGAGGTGCGCACGCACGCCGATCTGTGCGTGCTCATGCCCGAAACCGAGATGGTGGCGCGCGGCTGGCCGCTCCCCGAGAAGGCGCAGGCGGAGATCGACGACAAGAAGCGCAAGGCCAGCCGCGAGATCCGCGTGGAGGCCATGCGCGATGCGGTGCAGTTCGCACAGCGCACCTCGGCGCGCGGACGGGGCAAGGCCGTGCTGGTGTATCCCGCCGAACAGATGAACACCATCGCCGCCAACGCGCTGCTCAAGACGCTGGAGGAGCCCGCCGGCGACGTGCGTTTCGTGCTGGCGAGCGAGGCCGCTCACCAGCTGCTGCCCACCATCCGCAGCCGGTGCCTGGGCCATACGCTGCAATGGCCGGACGAGGCGCAATCGCTCGCCTGGCTGGCAGAGCAGGGCGTCGCGGCCGACGCCGCTGCGGCGCTGCTGCGCGCGGCCGGCGGGCGGCCCGAGGATGCGCTGGCCCTGTCGCAGGGCGGGCGCAGCCCGCAGTCGTGGGCGCAGATTCCGCGGGCGGTGGCGCGCGGCGATGCCACCGCGCTGGCGGAGATGTCGCCGCCCGAGGCCGTGGACGCGCTGCAGAAGCTCTGCCATGACCTGCTCGCAAGGCGGGTGGGCGCGGCGCCCCGGTATTTTGCAGAGGCCGACCTGCCGACCCCTCCGGGTGTGGGGCCGCTCACGCGCTGGGCCCGCGCCCTGGCCAAGGAAGCCCGCACCGCGGACCATCCGTTCAACGCCGGCCTCATGCTGGAGGCGCTTGTTGCCCAGGCGCGAAACGCCCTAAACTCCCGCCATTGAACGACCGCCAGGCCCCACCATGAGCACCCCCCCCAGCGCCCCCCGCCCCAGTGTCATGCAGCTGGCCATCAAGGAGAAGGCGGCGCTCTACGCGGCATACATCCCGTTCTTCGTCGAAGGGGGCATCTTCGTCCCCACCCAGCGCGACTACCGCCTGGGCGACGACGTGTACGTGCTGCTCACCCTTCCCGAAGACACCCAGCGTTATCCCGTCGCCGGCCGGGTGGCCTGGGTCACCCCGGCCCGCGCTGCCGGCAACCGGACGCAGGGCGTGGGCATCCAGTTTCCGAAGGACGACAAGTCCCGCGTGCTCAGGGCCCGCATCGAAGAGATCCTGGGCTCCGCCCTGGGCTCGGAACGGCCCACGCAGACCATCTGAGCCTGCTGTCCCGCAGAGCCCCGCCGCCGGGCACAGTCTGCGACGCTCCTGCCGGCCTGCGCGCTGCAGCCAGGGTGGTCTGGGCGGGCGTTCGTGCCCACGCAGCCGGTTTTCCTACGGGCGCGGCTGTCCGGCCCGCCTAACATCCCTCCCGCCATGTTCACCGATTCGCATTGCCACCTGAGTTTTCCCGAGCTGTCCGCGCAACTGCCCACGATCCGCGAGGCCATGGTAGAGGCCCGCGTGACCCGTGCGCTCTGCATCTGCACCACCATCGAGGAGTTCGGCAGCGTCCATGCGCTGGCGCTCGCGCACGACAACTTCTGGAGCACCGTGGGCGTGCACCCGGACAACGAAGGCGTCACCGAACCTTCGGTGCAGGATCTCCTCGACCGTGCAGCCCTGCCGCGCGTGATCGCCATCGGTGAAACGGGGCTGGACTACTACGGCATGGAAGACCGCAAGGGCGGCCGCAGCGTGGCCGACCTGGAATGGCAACGCGAGCGCTTTCGCACCCATATCCGTGCCGCGCGTGCCTGCGGCAAGCCATTGGTCATCCACACGCGCAGTGCGTCCGAAGACACGTTGGCGATCCTGCGCGAGGAGGGCGAAGACGGCCCGGGCAACCGTGCGGGCGGCGTGTTCCACTGTTTCACGGAAAGCGCCGAGGTGGCGCGGGCCGCGCTGGACCTCGGCTACTACATCTCGTTCTCGGGCATCCTCACGTTCA
The DNA window shown above is from Acidovorax sp. NCPPB 4044 and carries:
- a CDS encoding alpha/beta hydrolase; translation: MRSVIDRMHRARRPPMETVPVAEARAAYELGAGVLEIPKPALARVDELRLPARDGHALPARLYAPRPGGGPLPALLYLHGGGFTVGSIATHDTLCREIARRAGCAVVSLDYRLAPEHRFPTAVEDTWDALAWLAAEGASLGIDPARLAVGGDSAGGTLAAVAALQARDAGLPLALQLLFYPGCTAHQDTPSHAAYARGFVLEEPAITWFFSHYIDRGERDDWRFAPLNAPDVDGVAPAWVGLAECDPLVDEGIAYADRLRAAGVAVDLEIYRGVTHEFIKMGRAIPEARTAHAHAAAALRAAFGLPDPDTEETP
- a CDS encoding YbgC/FadM family acyl-CoA thioesterase yields the protein MRRADFRCTERLRVRWAEVDMQKIVFNGHYLMYIDTAMSAYWRALAMPYEAGMQALGGELYVKKATLEYHGSARLDDVLDVGLRCARIGTSSMQFQAGIFAGDRLLVSGELVYVFADPASQTSRPVPGALRALIEAHEAGHEVVEMRVGDWATLGADALRLRMAVFVHEQGIDPALEADALDAGALHAVAYNRIGLPVATGRLLQPAPGEARIGRMAVDRTVRGQRWGRAVLDALVEAARQRGDRQVTLHAQCTAENFYRRAGFEVDGERYEEAGLPHVNMSIPLSG
- the ygfZ gene encoding CAF17-like 4Fe-4S cluster assembly/insertion protein YgfZ, translated to MTSPLNGLAPLNGLGVIRVQGEDAAQFLHGQLTQDFLLLPPGQARLAAFLSAKGRMQASFIGWRQGDAEVLLVCSRDLLAPVLKRLSMFVLRAKARLSDATADFALWGLAGDAVQAAAGGAQAPWSRSDTPQGTLIHLYPAAGQPRALLVQPAGQPAPAGTALAPGLWEWSEVQSGVPTLTAPLAELFVPQMLNYESVGGVNFKKGCYPGQEVVARSQFRGTLKRRTYVAHAAEAVAVGAEVFAASDAEQPCGTVVQAAPAPGGGFDALVSLQVASTGEALRVGGPEGVPLALGDLPYALLEDI
- the mltG gene encoding endolytic transglycosylase MltG, whose amino-acid sequence is MPGSFPSASRVVRRLFLLIVLVAFAAAGAGYWWLNQPLPLRAAAGTGAGAPPALELEIEPGTTPRGVAAAAVAAGVDTDPRLLYAWFRISGKDRLIKAGNYEIPAGTTPFGLLQKLVRGEEALRAITLVEGWTFRQFRQALGREEQLRHDTQGLADDAIMLRLERPGMHPEGRFFPDTYTYAKGTSDLAVLRRALHAMDRRLEAAWAQRAADTPLKTADEALILASIVEKETGRASDRGQIAGVFSNRLRTGMLLQTDPTVIYGMGEKFDGNLRRRDLLADTPWNTYTRPGLPPTPISMPGKASLIAAVQPERTQALYFVARGDGTSQFSPTLDEHNRAVNRFQRGQGLQP
- the tmk gene encoding dTMP kinase, translated to MQRRGWFITFEGIDGAGKSSHIEAVAEALRSEGRTVTVTREPGGTPLAETLRSLLLNEAMDALTESLIVFAARRDHLRTVIVPALERGEAVLCDRFTDATFAYQGAGRGFDRAVLSNLEQITQSGLRHEGDSILNPDLTLWFDLAAEVAAARLSGARAPDRFEAQPAEFFRRVAGGYSDREAADPGRFARLDADQPREAVRAQLMAALRARGVLGTQGSTAWA
- a CDS encoding DNA polymerase III subunit delta', producing the protein MGVTTAAPTPPWIAAQRRQLLAQRGHAWLLSGPSGLGQYTLALEMVRAWLCEAPAPDGACGQCGSCHAIEVRTHADLCVLMPETEMVARGWPLPEKAQAEIDDKKRKASREIRVEAMRDAVQFAQRTSARGRGKAVLVYPAEQMNTIAANALLKTLEEPAGDVRFVLASEAAHQLLPTIRSRCLGHTLQWPDEAQSLAWLAEQGVAADAAAALLRAAGGRPEDALALSQGGRSPQSWAQIPRAVARGDATALAEMSPPEAVDALQKLCHDLLARRVGAAPRYFAEADLPTPPGVGPLTRWARALAKEARTADHPFNAGLMLEALVAQARNALNSRH
- a CDS encoding PilZ domain-containing protein, which codes for MSTPPSAPRPSVMQLAIKEKAALYAAYIPFFVEGGIFVPTQRDYRLGDDVYVLLTLPEDTQRYPVAGRVAWVTPARAAGNRTQGVGIQFPKDDKSRVLRARIEEILGSALGSERPTQTI
- a CDS encoding TatD family hydrolase; this translates as MFTDSHCHLSFPELSAQLPTIREAMVEARVTRALCICTTIEEFGSVHALALAHDNFWSTVGVHPDNEGVTEPSVQDLLDRAALPRVIAIGETGLDYYGMEDRKGGRSVADLEWQRERFRTHIRAARACGKPLVIHTRSASEDTLAILREEGEDGPGNRAGGVFHCFTESAEVARAALDLGYYISFSGILTFKNAQPLRDVAAFVPLDRLLIETDSPYLAPVPYRGKTNNPSYVPFVAQQIAALKGLDADAVGEATSRNFDTLFFRKAAP